Genomic segment of Acidobacteriota bacterium:
CTGTCTGTCTCGCGCTACGACTATGAAGTGATTGAAGAGCGCTTGAGAGAGCAGATCGTCTTGCCAGCCGACCTCGGGATGCCATTGAACGCCGAGCACGAACTGATCGGGGCGCGTGTTGATGACTGCTTCGATGACTCCGTCGGGCGCCCAGGCAATAGGCTCGAGGTCCCGGCCGACAATATCGATAGCCTGATGATGATGGCTGTTGACGGTCGTGTGGGTTGAGTCGGCGAGCCTGGCGATGAGCGAGTCTTCGGTTATGTTGATCGAGTGCGAACGCCGCCAGAAGAGATCGCCTTGCATGTGCTTAAGCGGCTCCTTGACCTCGCTGTCTATGTCCTGAATGAGCGTACCGCCTCGGTAAACGTTCAGTGATTGAATGCCGAAGCAGATCGCGAGCACCGGCAGTTGTCTTGCTTCGGCCGCTGCGAGCAACAGCATGTCGGTTTCGTCTCGACGGGGAACCACGGGTCCGAGTTTCGGTCTCGGCTCGTGCCCGTAACGGAGCGGATCGACGTCGTTGACCGCGCCCGAAAGGGCAATTGCGTCGACGTGCGCCATGACCGATTCGATGTAATCGGTTTCCGCAATCAACGGCAGCAGCAGCGGTGTGCCTCCCGCCGCATAGATCGCTTCGGCGTAAGTCTCGCGGAGCTCGTAGTAGAAAGTGTTCCAGTTATAACGGCAAGGTATGCCGATGATCGGCCTGTATTCGCTCAACTCGGGTTCCTTTCAAGCATGGTTGCACTCAGGGAGCGACTGTCCCCGTGAGCTTCTGTTTTAGAGCAAGACTGAGAATAGCCCGCTGCACGAGACCTGTCAATTCTTCGTAATTGACAAGCCGGCTGTTGAAGCAACCAAGCTGTCGCGAGCCATAGTGGCGCCTTGGCCACATCATTGTCCTAGTTTTTCAATTAGCCTGGGCTAATGGAAAAACGACAAAAACTATTGAGAAGCCGGTCTCGCCGCCCGATAATCGTCGAGCAAAGCCGCTCGCCCCCGAGCAGGACACTCGATGAAAAAGACTCTTGCCTTGATTCTGGGGATCGCCATCGCATCGATCGCTATTTGCGCGCTTACCCACGCGCAGTCGAGCCCCGCGAGACGCACTCCGGTTCTAACGAACGACGATCTCAGTTCGGCAGCGCGCGAGGCAGTCCGTGCGCCCGCCGAGAGTGAGGCGCAACCTTCAACCCGCAGGGACCCCGAGGTTGTCCGCGGCCAAATCGCGTGGCAACGTGATCTTCGCCGCGCGCTCCAGATTGCGACCGCCGAAGGAAAGCTGATAGTAGCCGACGTGTACACAGACTGGTGCGGCTGGTGCAAGAAGATGGACAAGACAATCTACACAGATCCGGCAATCGTTGCGCTGAGCCGGCAACAGGTGTTCGTCAAGGTGAACGCAGAGGACCGAGGAGAAGGTCAGAGCTTTGCTAAGGACATGGGTGTCAACGGCTATCCGACTACGATAATTCTCGACGGACAAGGCAGAGTGTTGAACATCGCCGAAGGCTACATTCCGTCACCGCAGGCTTTTCTGGAATTCGTCGAACGAGCGCGCGGGCAAACAAGGTGATCTGCAATCGGTAGGACAACATTATGCAGGTTGGGGCTTCAATCCACCTGCTCGCTTAGCTAGTTCGGCGATGTAAGAGGGCAGCTCAGCGAATCTGACATAGTTCTCGACGAAGGGTGGAATCTCTGAGTCCTCGACGTTTACGACAAGGGGCGTTACTCGCTTATGGAGTCCTAAAGCTGCACCCATTTCATATAAGACCCATGGGCTGTTGACGGAGTTGTCGGTGAGTATGACGATCACCTCATCGGCTTCCCTTAATGAACGCGGGACTGACGCGGCTCCACTCTCTCCCCGCACCGTTTTTTCGACCGGGAAGACTCTAACCCCAGCTTCCTCGATCCGGCGTGCGAGATCCCGGGCAACATCAATGTCTCTGTGGGTTGAACTGATGAATACTTTGTACGGCATATGTCCCATAGCTAGAGTCTGGTGTTTTGGCCGGTCACTTTATTCGCTTGGCCAATTGTATCAGGAATTCATCGAACTGGTTAAGGTCAATTGATTTTACGTCCTTCATTGGAGCGATTGCGTCGTGGTTGACTTGGTTCAGTATAGGCGTAACACGTTTGTGTTGACCCGAGACGGCTCCTATTTCGTAGATAACCCAGTGTGACTTAACGCTCTTTGGCGACACTAAGACAATTGCCTCGTTGCAAGCATCGATTCCCCGGATGATCTCGCCGACAAGTGCATCGCCTCCTTTGAGATCATTCTTGTCTAGCCAGGTTGCGGCGCCGAGCGCCCTTATCTGCTTGTCTATCTGTTCCGCTATCCAGATATCCGTTGAAGAGTGGCTTATGAATACCAGGTATGGCCTGGCCTTTACTTTAGGTTTCGGGTGGCTCTTTGCCATTACCTCATCTCTGACTGCTTTAGCTTACTCATTGAGACCTGTGGTAGTCAGGGCTGATTCTCTCAAACAGCGCGGGAAATGGCAACAGTCGTGGTAACGCCGGAGGAGTTTGACTCGGCCGCGACGCGGTGCTAGGTTGCTTGTTCTCAAACTGCTCTTTGTGAATCGTCACGAATAGCTTCAGGTGCCCCGAGAGTCGGGGAGAATAGGGAAGCGGGTGAGATTCCCGCGCGGTCCCGCCACTGTGATGCTCTCGAAGCCGCCGGCCACCGAGCCACTGATCTTGTATCGGGAAGGCTGCCAGCGGCAAAGATGTGCGGTCGATTTTTGACCCGCGTCTGCGAGACTAAGTCAGGAGACCTGCCCGAAGCGTGTTGCGAGCCGAACGCTCTCCGCGCGAGAGGGCAAGGCGCGCCGGAGCACCTTCTTTATCAGCTCCTGCTCGACCCATCGCGTGGATTGGTCGGCGGGGGCTTTTTCTTTTGCACAGCCAAGGATCGATCACATTCAAAGAGTCTTCGCGGCAGGCTGGTTGTTCGCAGCGCGCCCATCGCCGAGCCCTCCTATTTGCCGGCATCGCACTTGCGGCGATGGCATGCACGGCTTGCGTTTCGAAGAGCGCGGCCCCCGATGGCACGCGACCCTTTGTCGATGAGATCGGACGCACGATCCAGGTCAAGTTGCACCCTCAGCGAATCGTCTCGCTCGCGCCCTCTGTCACCGAGACCCTGTTCGCGCTCGGGCTAGGCGATCGCATAGTCGGAGTCACCTCCTATTGTGACTACCCTGTGGAGGCAACGAGCAAGGAAAGGGTCGGCGACACGATGCGCCCTGGCATTGAACGCATAGTGGCGCTGAAGCCCGATCTGGTCATCGCCTCAACCGCAAGCCAACTCGAGGAATTTGTGCACAGCCTCGATCAGGCCGGGGTCCCAATCTATGTCAGCAACCCTCGAGATATGGAAGGGGTCCTCAAGTCTATCGAGATGACTGCCGAGTTGACCGGTGTTTCGGAACGCGGGCGGGATCTCTGCGATCAATTGCGCGCGCGCATCGAAGCGGTTCAAGCGCGCACAGACAGGCTGGAACGGCCGCGCGTCCTATTCGTGCTGAGCTCGAGCCCGCTGATAACCGCCGGCGGACGAAGCTTCATCAACGATCTGATCAATCGAGCCGGTGGCCGGTCGATCTCCGCCGATCAGAATAGCGACTACCCCCAGTACAGCCTCGAGACCGCGGTAGCCGGACGGCCTGAAGTCATCTTTCTCCAGACCGGTGACGCGGCATTTCCCAACCGGCTTAAGGAGACCCCAGCGGCAACGTCGGGCAGAGTATTTCACCTTGACAACAATCTGCTTTTACGGCCAGGACCTCGCGTTGTCCAGGGGCTAGAGGAGATGGCGACGAGGATTCACCCGGAAGCGTTTGGAAAAAGCGAGAACCCCGAATGAGCGCGACGGCAACCGTGGATATGAAACCGGAAGGCTTGCGCGAAAGGCTCACCGCGCGACGATTGGTGCTTACTCTCGTCGTGCTTGGCATCGTGCTCGTTTTGTTTGTTGCTATCGCGACCGCAGTCGGTAGCGAGCATGTGACCATCGGATCGGTTCTTAGAATCGTCGCCGCCGAGATCACTGGCCGCACAGCGGACGTCACACCTGAGCAACGAATCATCATCGCCGGAATTCGATTGCCACGGGTGTTGATGGCGATAGTGGTCGGCGCCGCGTTGTCGGTTGCCGGCGGGGCTTACCAGGCGCTGTTGCGGAATCCGCTTGGGGACCCTTACATCCTCGGCGTGTCCACCGGCGCCGCGCTTGGCGCGATATTGGCTACCGTTTTCGCTGAGACGCTACCGCTAAGCCGTCCGGCTGCGGCATTCATAGGCGCCGTCGCAACCATCGCTGTCGTGTACGTGCTCGGTCAGAGCCGCCATGGTGGAACCAGCGAACGATTGATACTTGCCGGGGTGATCGTCAACGCGTTCCTGTCGTCCGGCGTTATTTTTTTGGTGACCACCGCGTCAGGTTCTCGTCAGCGCAGTGTGCTCTCGTGGCTGATTGGCGACCTGAGCGGTGAATCCCGCCTGTTGCCGCTGGTCGGCCTGTTCGTTTTGGCGGGGATCGGAGTGATTTACGCGAATGCGCGCAGCTTGAATTTACTGATGACCGGCGAAGAAGAAGCGCTGGCGTTAGGCGTCGAAGTCACCCGAGTGAAGGTCACGGTGTATCTCGCGGCGTCATTGATCACAGGCGCGGCGGTGGCTGTGAGCGGTGTGATCGGGTTTGTTGGTTTGATCGTCCCACACGCGATTCGCCTCGCCGGAGGCAGCGACAACCGGCTGGTCATTCCTGCGTCGGCGCTGGTGGGAGGCGCATTCCTATTGCTTGCGGACACGGTCGCGCGCACGGTGATCTCGCCTCGCGAGCTTCACATCGGGGTGATCACAGCGATGATAGGCGCACCGGTGTTCATTTACTTGCTGCGACGAACAAGCTGACGAAACGGGTTCCCGATCATGCTCGAAGTGAGAAGCGTTCAATTCAGCTACGCCGAGCCGGTGCTCAACGAGCTGTCATTTGAAATTGGCGCCGGGCAGTTGCTTGCGGTGCTGGGGCCGAACGGGTCGGGCAAGAGCACATTGCTCAAGATCATAGTCGGGATACTCTCGCCCGCCAACGGCAGCGTTTTGATCGGCGGTCGCGATCTGTCATCGATGAATCGGCGTGAAGCCGCTCGTTTGATTGGCTACGTTGCGCAGGACTCGGCGGTGAGATTCCCACTCACCGCAATGGAGTTTGTGCTGCAAGGACGATTCGCTCAAGGCCGGCTGATAGGGTTCGAAAGCAGCGAAGACATTGAAGAGGCACGGCGCGCGATGGAACTGACCCGGACCACGCAGTTCGCATCGCGCCGGCTGATTGAATTGTCGGGTGGAGAGCGACAACGAGTGATGCTGGCCCGCTCGCTGGCGGCGCGTCCCCGGTTGTTGGTTTTGGATGAACCGGTTGCGAATCTGGACATATCGCATCAAGTGAAGATGCTCGATTTGGTGCGAACGCTCACGAGCGAGCGCGAGATGTCGGCGATCGTCGTCACCCACGAGCTGAATCTGGCGGCCGATTTCGCGACAAGCGCGCTGCTTTTGAAGACGGGCTCGATGATCGCGTTCGGAACGCCGGAGGACGTGATGACCGAGCCGCTGCTGCGAAGCGTGTTTGAAACGAATTTGATAGTTGATGCAAATCCGGCGAGCGGCTCGCCCAGGGTAACGCTTATTCGAGACGTCCGTAGTCAGTAGTTCGTAGTCCGTAGCCAGTAGTCCGTAGTCAGTAATCCGCGGTCGAGCAGTCGCATTTTGATAGTCCACAGCCGTTTTGCTGGAACGGTGGTTGTTCTGGCGGCGAGCCACGGACCACGGACCACGGACTACGGACTAATTTGCAAATCTGGATCGTTGTGCGGGGAAGGCGGTGAAAGACCGCCACTGTCCCGCAACTGTGATGCGCAACGAAACCGGCATCATGCCACTGCCTGCAAAGGTGGGAAGGCGCCGGCGTAGGAAGTCAGTAGTCCGTGGTCAGTAGTTGGTAGCTCGTTGTTCGAAACGCTGCTTTGAGAGCTACGGACTACTGACCACGGACTTCGGACTAATTGGCGCTAAGTCAGGAACCCGCTCGGCGATCCGCGGAAATAACTCTTTCGCGGAAAGGAGAATCCATGTCTGACCAATTATCAAGAAAGCTGTCCATCCAGTGTCTCGCTCTCACCATCATTTCAGTCCTCGCGCTCACCTCAATCGCAGTTGCCGGCGCGGGAAGCGGGCGGATTGAAGGAAGCGTAGTTGATCCAACAGGCGCGAAGGTCGCCGGCGCGCGCGTTGTGCTTCGCAATGCGACCGGACTCGTAGCTTACGAAACGCGCACAGACAACGAAGGTCACTTTTCAATCGCTGAGGTTGCCAACGACCGCTACCAGGTAACGGTCGAAGCGCCGGGGTTTTCCCACAGGCGTCAAGCGGCAGTTGAGCTGCGGGCGGGCGCGACTGAAACGGTGAACGTACAGCTTGAGATTGCCGCCATTTCAGATCACCTGATAGTCACGGCGACTCGGACCGCGACTTCGACAAACGAGTTAGGCGGCTCCATCACCGTTGTCACCAAAGAAGATCTGACCCGCAAGAATTACTCGCTCATCTCCGAACCACTGAGGCAGATTCCAGGACTCGCGGTTGTGCAAACGGGCGGGCGCGGCGGGTTGACGTCGATTTTCGCGCGCGGCGGCGAGTCGGACTACAACAAGGTGTTGATAGACGGCGTGCCGGTCAATAGGGCG
This window contains:
- a CDS encoding gamma-glutamyl-gamma-aminobutyrate hydrolase family protein, coding for MSEYRPIIGIPCRYNWNTFYYELRETYAEAIYAAGGTPLLLPLIAETDYIESVMAHVDAIALSGAVNDVDPLRYGHEPRPKLGPVVPRRDETDMLLLAAAEARQLPVLAICFGIQSLNVYRGGTLIQDIDSEVKEPLKHMQGDLFWRRSHSINITEDSLIARLADSTHTTVNSHHHQAIDIVGRDLEPIAWAPDGVIEAVINTRPDQFVLGVQWHPEVGWQDDLLSQALFNHFIVVARDRQASRVEDAVRVDR
- a CDS encoding thioredoxin family protein — protein: MKKTLALILGIAIASIAICALTHAQSSPARRTPVLTNDDLSSAAREAVRAPAESEAQPSTRRDPEVVRGQIAWQRDLRRALQIATAEGKLIVADVYTDWCGWCKKMDKTIYTDPAIVALSRQQVFVKVNAEDRGEGQSFAKDMGVNGYPTTIILDGQGRVLNIAEGYIPSPQAFLEFVERARGQTR
- a CDS encoding toll/interleukin-1 receptor domain-containing protein, with amino-acid sequence MGHMPYKVFISSTHRDIDVARDLARRIEEAGVRVFPVEKTVRGESGAASVPRSLREADEVIVILTDNSVNSPWVLYEMGAALGLHKRVTPLVVNVEDSEIPPFVENYVRFAELPSYIAELAKRAGGLKPQPA
- a CDS encoding toll/interleukin-1 receptor domain-containing protein encodes the protein MAKSHPKPKVKARPYLVFISHSSTDIWIAEQIDKQIRALGAATWLDKNDLKGGDALVGEIIRGIDACNEAIVLVSPKSVKSHWVIYEIGAVSGQHKRVTPILNQVNHDAIAPMKDVKSIDLNQFDEFLIQLAKRIK
- a CDS encoding cobalamin-binding protein → MHSQGSITFKESSRQAGCSQRAHRRALLFAGIALAAMACTACVSKSAAPDGTRPFVDEIGRTIQVKLHPQRIVSLAPSVTETLFALGLGDRIVGVTSYCDYPVEATSKERVGDTMRPGIERIVALKPDLVIASTASQLEEFVHSLDQAGVPIYVSNPRDMEGVLKSIEMTAELTGVSERGRDLCDQLRARIEAVQARTDRLERPRVLFVLSSSPLITAGGRSFINDLINRAGGRSISADQNSDYPQYSLETAVAGRPEVIFLQTGDAAFPNRLKETPAATSGRVFHLDNNLLLRPGPRVVQGLEEMATRIHPEAFGKSENPE
- a CDS encoding iron ABC transporter permease translates to MSATATVDMKPEGLRERLTARRLVLTLVVLGIVLVLFVAIATAVGSEHVTIGSVLRIVAAEITGRTADVTPEQRIIIAGIRLPRVLMAIVVGAALSVAGGAYQALLRNPLGDPYILGVSTGAALGAILATVFAETLPLSRPAAAFIGAVATIAVVYVLGQSRHGGTSERLILAGVIVNAFLSSGVIFLVTTASGSRQRSVLSWLIGDLSGESRLLPLVGLFVLAGIGVIYANARSLNLLMTGEEEALALGVEVTRVKVTVYLAASLITGAAVAVSGVIGFVGLIVPHAIRLAGGSDNRLVIPASALVGGAFLLLADTVARTVISPRELHIGVITAMIGAPVFIYLLRRTS
- a CDS encoding ABC transporter ATP-binding protein, which encodes MLEVRSVQFSYAEPVLNELSFEIGAGQLLAVLGPNGSGKSTLLKIIVGILSPANGSVLIGGRDLSSMNRREAARLIGYVAQDSAVRFPLTAMEFVLQGRFAQGRLIGFESSEDIEEARRAMELTRTTQFASRRLIELSGGERQRVMLARSLAARPRLLVLDEPVANLDISHQVKMLDLVRTLTSEREMSAIVVTHELNLAADFATSALLLKTGSMIAFGTPEDVMTEPLLRSVFETNLIVDANPASGSPRVTLIRDVRSQ